In Apteryx mantelli isolate bAptMan1 chromosome 18, bAptMan1.hap1, whole genome shotgun sequence, a single window of DNA contains:
- the NCOA3 gene encoding nuclear receptor coactivator 3 isoform X4 — MSQGSASHCPVILQVQGKAVSNDDDVQKADVSSTGQGVIDKDSLGPLLLQALDGFLFVVNRDGNIVFVSENVTQYLQYKQEDLVNTSVYGILHEEDRKDFLKNLPKSSVNGVAWTNETPRQKSHTFNCRMMVKTSHDLLEDVGSHQDVRQRYETMQCFALSQPRAMMEEGEDLQSCMICVARRITTVERVFPTNPESFITRHDLSGKLVNIDTNSLRSSMRPGFEDTIRRCIQRFLCHNDGQSWSNKRHYHEAYTQGHAETPLYRFSLADGTIVTAQTKSKLFRNPVTNDRHGFVSTHFLQREQNGYRPNPNSVGQNIRAPVAGSTNSVGGIMNMSPGQGMPMQNRNYGMGDPSAVGQLSSTRYGGPGNMGPMNSGPGMQSSTYQNNNYGLNISSPPHGSPGLTSNQQNLMISPRNRGSPKMSSHQFSPVTGMHSPMGSASNTGNSTFSSSSLSALQAISEGVGTSLLSTLSSPGPKLDNSPNMSIAQQSKTSTQDSKSPPGLYCEQNQVESSVCQSNSRELLSEKDSKEGNLEASESQRGPSESKGHKKLLQLLTCSSDERGHSTASNSPLDSNCKESSANVTSPSGVSSSTSGGVSSSSNMHGSLLQEKHRILHKLLQNGNSPAEVAKITAEATGKDTYHDASNTAPCGEGTVKQEQLSPKKKENNALLRYLLDKDDVKDPLSKELKPKVEGVDNKMGQCSSSTLPTSSQEKEIKIKAEPTEEMSGDLDNLDAILGDLTSSDFYNNAMSANGNSLGTKQALFQGTAALSMRSPQAVQPTRPPFSRAMSLDSPVGSSPPVRSVNAFSMLQKQNLMGGSPRMIENQENFGANLASGPNRTVAMNQHPSGDWGLPNSKVNRLEPTSSASMLRPGPEFNASLPRATVGASMAGLPIRSNSVPGTRPMLQQQMIHMRPNEINIGMGGNPYGQPGPSNQPGSWPDNMLSMEQASRGSQNRQLVRSSLDDLLCPAPNVEGQSDERALLDQLHTLLSNTDVTSLEEIDRALGIPDLVNQGQALEPKQDSFQGQESAVMIDQKSSLYGQPYQGQGAAMPGGFSNIQGQQPSFNSVMNQMSQQSNFPLQSMHPRANVMRPRTNTPKQLRMQLQQRLQGQQFMNQTRQALEMKMENPGSGNTSVMRPVMQPQVGSQQQGFLNAQMVAQRNRELISHHFRQQRMAMMMQQQQQPQAFSPPPNVTASGSMDGALTGPPMAQVPPQQFPYPPNYGLSQQPDPAFSRVSSPPNPMMSSRIGASQNPMMQHPQTATMYQSPEMKGWPSGSMARSSSFPQQQFSHQGNPATYSMMHMNGSSGHIGQMNMNTMPMSGMPMGPDQKYC, encoded by the exons ATGAGTCAAGGAAGCGCAAGCCATTGCCCTGTGATACTCCAGGTGCAAG GAAAAGCAGTTTCTAATGATGATGATGTTCAGAAAGCTGATGTATCTTCTACGGGTCAAGGAGTTATTGATAAGGATTCTTTGGGACCCCTTTTATTACAG GCATTGGACGGTTTCCTGTTTGTTGTAAATCGAGATGGGAACATAGTATTTGTTTCAGAAAATGTCACACAGTATCTGCAGTATAAACAAGAAGACTTAGTTAATACAAGTGTCTATGGTATATTGCATGAAGAGGACCGGAAGGACTTCCTTAAAAATTTACCTAAATCTTCAG TTAATGGAGTTGCTTGGACCAATGAAACGCCAAGACAGAAGAGTCATACGTTTAATTGCCGGATGATGGTGAAAACCTCTCATGATCTTTTGGAAGATGTAGGCAGCCACCAGGATGTGCGTCAGAGATATGAAACAATGCAGTGCTTTGCTTTATCTCAGCCAAGAGCTATGATGGAAGAGGGGGAAG atttgcaGTCCTGTATGATTTGTGTGGCACGTCGTATCACAACTGTAGAAAGAGTATTTCCAACAAATCCAGAGAGCTTTATTACGAGACATGACCTTTCAG GCAAACTTGTCAACATCGATACAAACTCATTACGGTCTTCCATGAGACCTGGCTTTGAAGATACAATTCGTCGGTGCATTCAGAGGTTCTTATGCCATAATGATGGACAGTCATGGTCAAACAAACGCCACTACCATGAAG CTTATACACAAGGTCATGCTGAAACACCGTTGTATCGGTTTTCCTTAGCGGATGGTACTATAGTGACAGCACAAACAAAGAGTAAACTATTCCGAAATCCTGTAACTAATGACCGCCATGGATTTGTCTCTACCCACTTTCTTCAAAG AGAACAAAATGGATATCGACCGAATCCTAATTCCGTTGGGCAGAACATCAGAGCACCTGTGGCTGGAAGCACAAATTCTGTTGGAGGTATTATGAACATGTCACCCGGTCAAGGCATGCCGATGCAGAACAGGAACTATGGCATGGGAGATCCCAGTGCAGTGGGTCAGCTGAGCAGCACGAGATATGGAGGCCCTGGTAATATGGGGCCAATGAACTCTGGACCAGGAATGCAGTCCTCCACTTATCAAAATAACAATTATGGTTTAAATATAAGTAGCCCACCACATGGTAGTCCTGGCTTAACTTCCAACCAACAGAACCTAATGATATCTCCTAGGAATCGAGGGAGTCCAAAAATGAGTTCACACCAGTTTTCTCCAGTTACAG GTATGCACTCTCCAATGGGATCTGCCAGCAACACCGGCAACAGCACTTTCTCTAGCAGTTCTCTTAGTGCTCTTCAAGCCATTAGTGAGGGGGTTGGAACTTCCCTTCTATCTACACTTTCTTCGCCAGGTCCAAAATTGGATAATTCCCCAAACATGAGCATAGCTCAGCAAAGTAAAACGAGCACCCAGGACTCGAAAAGCCCGCCTGGTTTGTATTGTGAACAAAACCAAGTGGAAAGTTCCGTGTGCCAGTCAAACAGCAGGGAGCTCCTTAGTGAAAAGGATagtaaagagggaaatctagagGCATCTGAAAGTCAGAGAGGACCATCTGAAAGCAAAGGGCATAAAAAGCTGCTTCAGCTACTCACGTGCTCCTCGGATGAAAGAGGACATTCCACAGCATCAAACTCACCTTTAGACTCTAATTGTAAAGAATCTTCTGCCAATGTTACCAGTCCTTCAGGAGTTTCCTCATCAACATCTGGAGGGGTATCTTCCTCCTCAAACATGCATGGGTCGCTCCTGCAAGAGAAGCACAGGATTTTACATAAATTGTTACAAAATGGTAATTCTCCTGCAGAGGTAGCCAAGATCACAGCTGAAGCTACTGGCAAAGACACATATCATGATGCTAGTAATACAGCGCCCTGTGGAGAAGGCACTGTCAAACAGGAGCAACTGAGCccaaagaagaaggaaaacaatGCTTTACTGAGATACCTACTAGATAAAGATGATGTTAAGGACCCGCTTTCCAAAGAGTTAAAGCCTAAAGTAGAAGGCGTGGATAATAAAATGGGACAATGCAGTAGTTCTACTCTTCCTACTTCTAGTCAAGAAAAGGAGATTAAAATAAAAGCGGAACCAACAGAGGAG atgagTGGAGACTTGGATAATTTGGATGCAATTCTAGGTGATTTGACTAGTTCAGATTTTTACAATAATGCTATGTCTGCAAATGGGAATAGCCTTGGAACAAAACAAGCATTATTTCAAGGAACTGCCGCACTGA GTATGAGAAGTCCCCAGGCCGTGCAGCCTACCCGCCCGCCTTTCAGCAGAGCCATGTCTTTAGATAGCCCTGTGGGTTCTAGCCCTCCAGTGAGGAGCGTCAATGCCTTCTCCATGTTACAGAAGCAAAACTTGATGGGTGGAAGTCCAAGAATGATCGAAAACCAGGAAAATTTCGGAGCAAATCTGG CAAGTGGACCCAACCGAACTGTTGCTATGAATCAGCATCCCTCAGGAGACTGGGGTCTGCCAAACTCAAAGGTTAACAGATTGGAGCCAACAAGCTCTGCTTCGATGTTGAGACCAGGACCCGAGTTTAATGCCTCCCTTCCCAGAGCCACCGTGGGGGCTTCTATGGCTGGGTTGCCCATTCGTTCTAATAGCGTCCCTGGTACAAGACCAATGCTACAACAGCAAATGATTCACATGA GGCCGAATGAGATTAACATTGGTATGGGTGGGAATCCTTATGGACAGCCAGGACCGTCTAACCAGCCAGGATCATGGCCTGATAACATGCTGTCCATGGAGCAAGCATCTCGGGGTTCACAAAACAG aCAATTAGTTAGAAGCTCTTTGGATGACCTTTTATGTCCAGCACCAAATGTGGAAGGACAGAGTGACGAAAGGGCACTTTTAGATCAGCTGCACACATTGCTAAGTAACACAGACGTCACCAGTCTGGAAGAAATCGACAGAGCATTAGGAATTCCTGATCTTGTAAACCAA GGGCAAGCTCTGGAACCGAAGCAAGATTCATTCCAAGGTCAGGAATCTGCAGTTATGATTGACCAGAAGTCTTCGTTATATGGTCAGCCCTATCAGGGGCAAGGGGCAGCAATGCCAGGAGGTTTTAGTAACATTCAGGGACAACAGCCATCCTTTAATTCAGTGATGAATCAGATGAGCCAACAAAGCAATTTTCCACTTCAAAGTATGCATCCTAGAGCAAATGTGATGAGACCTCGAACCAATACACCAAAACAGCTCCGAATGCAGCTCCAGCAGAGGCTTCAGGGGCAGCAG TTTATGAATCAGACCCGTCAAGCGcttgaaatgaaaatggaaaacccaggcaGTGGCAATACCTCAGTGATGAGACCAGTTATGCAGCCACAGGTGGGATCACAG CAGCAAGGTTTTCTTAATGCTCAAATGGTGGCTCAGCGTAACAGGGAGCTAATAAGTCATCATTTTAGACAACAGAGGATGGCAATGATgatgcagcagcaacagcaacctCAGGCTTTCAGTCCACCACCAAATGTGACTGCCTCAGGAAGCATGGATGGTGCTTTGACGGGCCCTCCAATGGCTCAAGttcctccccagcaattcccctATCCACCTAATTATG GACTAAGCCAACAACCTGATCCTGCATTTAGTAGGGTATCAAGCCCTCCCAACCCAATGATGTCATCAAGAATTGGAGCCTCCCAAAATCCTATGATGCAGCATCCTCAGACAGCCACAATGTACCAGTCTCCTGAGATGAAGGGCTGGCCGTCGGGAAGCATGGCCAGGAGCAG TTCCTTTCCACAGCAGCAGTTTAGCCATCAAGGTAATCCTGCGACTTACAGTATGATGCACATGAATGGCAGCAGTGGCCATATTGGACAGATGAACATGAACACCATGCCTATGTCAGGGATGCCTATGGGTCCAGACCAG aaaTACTGCTGA